A single Meles meles chromosome 20, mMelMel3.1 paternal haplotype, whole genome shotgun sequence DNA region contains:
- the CCDC124 gene encoding coiled-coil domain-containing protein 124 produces the protein MPKKFQGENTKSAAARARRAEAKAAADAKKQKELEDAYWKDEDKHVMRKEQRKEEKEKRRLEQLERKKETQRLLEEEDSKLKGGKAPRASAPSKVTRAQIEETLRRDHQHKEAPDPVEKAKSHLEVPLEENVNRRVLEEGSVEARTIEDAIAVLSVAEEAADRHPERRMRAAFTAFEEAQLPRLKQENPNMRLSQLKQLLKKEWLRSPDNPMNQRAVTFNAPK, from the exons ATGCCCAAGAAGTTCCAGGGTGAGAACACCAAGTCGGCAGCGGCCCGGGCACGGAGGGCTGAGGCCAAGGCAGCAGCTGATGCCAAGAAGCAGAAGGAGCTGGAGGATGCCTACTGGAAGGATGAGGACAAACACGTCATGAGGAAGGAACAGCGCAAG gaggagaaggagaagcggcGCCTGGAGCAGCTTGAGCGCAAGAAGGAGACGCAGCgcctgctggaggaggaggactCTAAGCTCAAGGGCGGCAAGGCCCCCCGCGCGTCTGCGCCCAGCAAGGTCACCCGGGCCCAGATCGAGGAGACACTCCGCCGAGACCACCAGCACAAAGAAGCCCCGGACCCAG TCGAGAAAGCCAAGAGCCACTTGGAGGTGCCGCTGGAGGAGAATGTGAACCGCCGCGTGCTGGAGGAGGGCAGCGTGGAAGCACGCACCATTGAGGATGCCATTGCTGTGCTCAG CGTGGCAGAAGAGGCTGCGGACCGGCACCCAGAGCGCCGCATGCGGGCGGCCTTCACTGCCTTCGAGGAGGCACAGCTGCCGCGGCTCAAGCAAGAAAACCCCAACATGCGGCTGTCGCAGCTGAAGCAGCTGCTCAAGAAGGAGTGGCTGCGGTCGCCAGACAACCCCATGAACCAGCGGGCCGTAACCTTCAATGCCCCCAAGTGA